From Garra rufa unplaced genomic scaffold, GarRuf1.0 hap1_unplaced_007, whole genome shotgun sequence, the proteins below share one genomic window:
- the LOC141313323 gene encoding uncharacterized protein, whose translation MFVKVESEENMSELETWRIKQEEPEHLRIKQEEPEPLRIKQEEPEPLRIKQEEPEHLRIKHEEQGDLTALKEEREELNETEEKDQFENLHDFVSGDKSVCSLESANTSKQKRAQNTGTRSNFTCFQCGHSFTRKENLNRHMRIHTGEKPYKCKQCGKSFSQKGHLNIHMKVHTREKPYTWRKCGKSFCRKLNLKNHVCIHTLESLFTCQQCGENFTRKGNLDTHMRIHTGEKPYTCKQCGKSFARKENLNIHMRIHTGEKPYTCQQCGKSFSRIGNFNTHMRIHTGEKPYTCKQCGKSFIRKGCLNRHMRIHTGEKPSTCKLCGKSFIQIVYLNRHMRIHTGEKPYTCKQCGKGFCGKSKLEYHLRIHTLESYFTCQQCGEIFTRKQSLNKHMRIHTGEKPYMCKQCGKSFAFNANLNRHMRIHTGEKPYTCDQCGKSFIQKVSLGKHMKIHNQKKPY comes from the exons atgtttgttaaagtggagagtgaggagaacatgagtgaactagaaacctggagaataaaacaagaggaacctgaacatttgagaataaaacaggaggaaccagaacctttgagaataaaacaagaggaaccagaacctttgagaataaaacaagaggaacctgaacatttgagaataaaacatgaggaacaaggag acctaacagcgctgaaagaggagagagaagaactgaatgaaaccgaagagaaagatcagtttgagaatcttcatgattttgtATCTGGAGATAAATCAgtttgttccttagagtctgcaaatacttctaaacaaaaaagagcacaaaatacaggaactaggagtaatttcacttgctttcagtgtggacacagtttcactcgaaaagaaaaccttaacaggcacatgagaattcacactggagaaaagccttacaaatgcaaacagtgtggaaaaagtttcagtcaaaaaggacaccttaacatccacatgaaagttcacaccagagagaagccttacacctggagaaaatgtggaaaaagtttctgcaGAAAATTAAATCTTAAAAACCACGTGTGCATTCACACTTTGgagagcctttttacctgccaacagtgtggagaaaATTTCACTCGTAAAGGAAACCTTgacacacacatgagaattcacactggagagaagccttacacgtgcaaacagtgtggaaagagtttcgctcgtaaagaaaaccttaacatacacatgagaattcacactggagagaagccttacacgtgccaacagtgtggaaagagtttctctcgTATAGGAAACtttaacacacacatgagaattcacactggagagaagccttacacgtgcaaacagtgtggaaaaagtttcattcgtaaaggatgccttaacagacacatgagaattcacactggagagaagccttctacatgcaaactgtgtggaaagagtttcattcaaatagtataccttaacagacacatgagaatacatactggagagaaaccttacacatgcaaacagtgtggaaaaggtTTCTGTGGAAAATCAAAACTTGAATACCACTTGCGAATTCACACTTTGGAGAGCtattttacctgccaacagtgtggagaaaTTTTCACTCGTAAACAAAGCCTTAAcaaacacatgagaattcacactggagagaagccttacatgtgcaaacagtgtggaaagagttttgctttTAATgcaaaccttaacagacacatgagaattcacactggagagaagccttacacatgtgaccagtgtggaaagagtttcattcaaaaagtaAGCCTTGGCAAGCACATGAAGATTCATAATCAAAAGAAGCCTTATTAA
- the LOC141313325 gene encoding uncharacterized protein, with product MAFIKEETEDMKIEETEEQRKMAFIKEETEDMRIEETLKHEETEEQRKMAFIKEETEDMKIEETFRVKHEDTEEQTDLTVLKEEREDLNESEEKDQVFCSLQTEKTSKQKRAQTTGTRSYFSCVQCGKNFTQKGSLKTHMSIHTGEKPYTCQQCGKSFILKGHLNRHMMIHIGEKPLTCQQCGKSFILKGCLNRHIRLHTGEKPYTSKQCEKSFTLSGNLEVHQKIHTMESPFTCQQCGKIFTSKGCLNRHMIIHTGEKPYTCSQCGKSFAQSGNLKVHQKTHTMESPFTCQWCEKSFNEKGSLNRHMMIHTGEKPYSCKLCGKSFNEKGALKRHMFVHTGEKPHTCKQCGKSFSLKGSLERHMKIHNREKPNRSP from the exons atggcgtttattaaagaggagactgaagacatgaagattgaagaaactgaggaacaaagaaagatggcgtttattaaagaggagactgaagacatgaggattgaagaaacattgaaacatgaagaaactgaggaacaaagaaagatggcgtttattaaagaggagactgaagacatgaagattgaagaaacatttagagtcaaacatgaagatactgaggaacaaacag acctaacagtgctgaaagaggagagagaagatctgaatgaatctgaagagaaagatcaggttttttgttccttacagactgaaaagacttctaaacaaaaaagagctcaaactacaggaactaggagttatttttcttgtgttcagtgtggaaaaaatttcactcaaaaaggaagccttaaaacgcatatgagtattcacactggagagaagccgtacacttgccaacagtgtggaaagagtttcatcctaaaaggacaccttaacagacacatgatgattcacattggagagaagcctcttacctgccaacagtgtggaaagagtttcatcctaaaaggatgccttaacagacacataagacttcacactggagagaagccttacacatccaaacagtgtgaaaagagtttcactctaagtggaaaccttgaagttcaccagaaaattcacaccatggagagcccttttacctgccaacagtgtggaaagatttTCACTTcaaaaggatgccttaacagacacatgataattcacactggagagaagccttacacatgctctcaatgtggaaagagtttcgctcaaagtggaaaccttaaagtccaccagaaaactcacaccatggagagcccttttacctgccagtggtgtgaaaaaagtttcaatgaaaaaggaagccttaacagacacatgatgattcacactggagagaagccttactcatgcaaactgtgtggaaagagtttcaatgaaaaaggagcccttaaaaggcacatgtttgttcatactggagagaagcctcacacatgcaaacagtgtgggaaaagttttagtctaaaaggaagccttgaaaggcacatgaaaattcataatagagagaagcccaacagatccccttag